GGGCTGCTCCCGGCCGGCCTGCTTGGCGGGGCCGCGCTCACCCGCCCGGCGGACCGGGTCGCGCTGCTCGCCGGTGCGGCGGGTCTGCTGGCGTTCTGCGTGGCCATGGCCGCCGGTCTGCACTGGTGGTACGGCCGGGACGGGGTGTGGGTCACCGACGCCGAGCTGGTCGCCCGCCGCCGGCGGCGTGTGCGGCGCTGGCCCTGGGCGCAGGTGCTGGAGCTGGGCGTGGTCGTCGAGAAGGGGAGCGCGACGGTCGCCGCCGCCCGCGTCGACGACGGGCCGGACGACGGCATCGGCACCGACGGCTGGGTGACGCTGGCCCGACCCTCCGCCGGCCCACTGGGGGCGCACGCCTGGTCGGTCCGGTTCCGCGCCCTCGCCGACGAGCGGGAGCTGGCCTTCACCGAGGGCCTGGCCGGTGACGAGCTGGCCGACTCGCTGGGGAGCACCTACTCCCTGCGGCGGCGGAGGACACCCGGCCGCCGCCGGCCCCCGACCTGACCTCGGCGGGACGGCCGCGGCTACGGCAGCGGCTACGGCAGCCGCTCGGCCGGAGATCGGGAACAGCAGCGGCCGCCGACGCGCTGACAGCGGGGTGAGTGTCGCCCCCGCAACGACCGTGCACCTCGACGACCGCTTCGCCCGCGAGCTGCCCGAGATGGCGGTCGCCTGGCGGGCCGAGGAGGCCCCGCACCCGCAGCTGCTGCTGCTCAACGAGGCGCTGGCCGCCGAGCTGGGCCTGGACGCCGGCTGGCTGCGCAACCCTGAGGGCATCGGGCTGCTGACCGGCACGGTCGTCCCCGACGACGCCCACCCGGTGGCTCAGGCCTACGCCGGGCACCAGTTCGGCGGCTACTCCCCGCGCCTGGGCGACGGGCGGGCGCTGCTGCTCGGCGAGCTCACCGACGCCGAGGGCCGGGTGCGCGACCTGCACCTCAAGGGCTCCGGCCGCACCCCCTTCGCCCGCGGCAGCGCCGACGGGCTGGCCGCGGTCGGGCCGATGCTGCGCGAGTACGTCATCAGCGAGGCCATGCAGGCCCTCGGCATCCCGACCACGCGCTCCCTCGCCGTCGTCGCGACCGGGCGCCCGGTGCGCCGCGAGACCGTGCTGCCCGGCGCCGTCCTGGCCCGGGTGGCGGCCAGCCACCTGCGGGTGGGCAGCTTCCAGTACGCCCGCGCCACCGGGGACGTCGACCTGCTCCGCCGGCTCGCCGACCACGCGATCGCCCGCCACCACGAGGCCGCGGCCGGCGCCGACAACCCGTACCTGGCGCTGTTCGAGTCCGTCGTCGCGGCCCAGGCGCGGCTGGTGGCGCAGTGGATGCTGGTCGGCTTCGTGCACGGCGTCATGAACACCGACAACACGACCATCTCCGGGGAGACCATCGACTACGGGCCCTGCGCGTTCCTCGACGGCTTCGACCCGGCCACGGTCTACAGCTCCATCGACTCCGGCGGGCGCTACGCCTACGGCAACCAGCCGGTCGTCGTGCAGTGGAACCTGGCGCGGTTGGCCGAGGCGCTGCTCCCGCTGATCGACGACGACCAGGAGCGGGCCATCGCCGCCGCCGTGGAGGTCCTCGGCGGCTTCGCCACCACCTACGACACCGTGTGGTCGGCCGGGATGCGCGCCAAGCTCGGCCTGCCCGAGGGCCTGGACGACGAGGTGGCCACCGCGCTCGTGCAGGACCTGCTCGCGCTGGTGCAGGCAGGCCGGGTCGACCTGACCTCGTTCCTCCGCTCCCTGGGCACCGCCGCCCGCGGGGACGCCGAACCCGCCCGGCTGGTGGTCACCGACCTCGCGGCCCTCGACGCCTGGCTCGAGCGCTGGCGCGCCGTGGGCCCGGACGCCGACCTGATGGACCGGACCAACCCTGTCTACACCCCGCGCAACCACCTCGTCGAGGAGGCGCTCACCGCCGCCACCGCGGGCGACCTGGGCCCGGTGCAGCGGCTGCTCGAGGTCCTCACCCGGCCCTTCGACGAGCGGCCGGGCCTGCAGCGGTACGCCGAACCGGCCCCCGGTGGCTCCGGCCCGTACGTCACCTTCTGCGGCACCTGAGCCGGGCGTGGGCGACGCCGCCTCCACCTGGCTGACCGTCTACGGCGTCGCGGTCGTCGTGGTCTGCATCTCGCTGGCCGCCGGCGGCTGGTGGGGGTGGGCGCTGGCGCTGTTCCTGCTCTCCTTCGTCGTCGACGCACTCGTGGTGTTCGCCGTCCGCCGGGCTCGGCGCCGCACCGAGTGACGGCTGCTTTGCTGTCCCGGCAACGATCCTTGCCAGAACGGCGTCGTCCGTCGGAGGGTGACCGCGGAGGTAGTCACGGTGACCGACGAACTGAGGAACGACTGCGACGTGCTGGTGGTCGGCGGGGGTGCCGCCGGCCTGAACGGGGCGCTGGTGCTGGCGCGATCCCGCCGCTCGGTGGTGGTGGTGGACGCCGGCGCCCCGCGCAATGCACCCGCAGCGGCCGTGCACGGGCTGCTGGGCCAGGAGGGCACACCACCGGGTGAGCTGCTCGCGCGCGGGCGGAGCGAGGTGCGCTCCTACGGCGGCCGGGTGGTGGACGGTGAGGTCGCCACGGTGGCCCGTGACGGCGAGGGGTTCACCGTCGGGCTGGCCGACGGGCGGACCACCCGCGCCCGCCGGCTGCTGGTCACCGCCGGGCTGGTCGACGAGCTGCCCGACGTCCCCGGCCTGCGCGAGCGCTGGGGCCGCGACGTGCTGCACTGCCCGTACTGCCACGGCTGGGAGGTGCGCGACCGGGCCATCGGCGTGCTGGCCAGCGGCCCGATGGCGGTGCACCAGACGCTGCTGTTCCGGCAGCTCAGCGCCGACGTCACCCTCTTCACGCACACCCAGCCGCACCCGGACGGCGAGCAGGCCGAGCAGCTGGCCGCCCTCGGCGTCCCGGTGGTGACCGGCGAGGTCGTCGCCGTCGAGGTCGCCGGCGACCGCGTCACCGGCCTGCGCCTGGCCGACGGCACGCTGGTCGCCCGCGAGGCGGTCACCGTGCAGTCGCGGGTGGTCGCCCGCGCCGGCTTCCTGGGCGGGCTCGGGCTGTACCCGGTGGCGCACCCCTCGGGCCTGGGGGAGCACCTGCCCGCCGACGCCACCGGGCGCACCACCGTCCCCGGTGTGTGGGTCGCCGGCAACGTCACCGACCTGGCCGCGCAGGTCGGCGCGGCCGCGGCCGCGGGCGCGTTCGCTGCGGCCCAGGTCAACCTCGACCTGGTCCTGGAGGACACCCGCCGGGCGGTCGCGGCCGCCCGGACGCCGCTGGCCTCGTGAACGGCAGGCGAACGGCGACGGCGCCCGGAATGCGGGGGCGGCCGGCGGCCTTGGCCCCTCACGTCGGCCAGCGTGGGCCGCCCCCACCGACTGGACGACGACAGGAACACCGTGACCGACCTGCAGGACCGCGCCGCCAGCGCGGCGCACCCGTCATCCGCCGACACCGCCCCACCCCGCCGGGCCCTGCTCGCGCTCGTCCTCGGCGCCTTCGTGGCCGTGGGCCCGCTGACCATCGACATGTACCTGCCGGCGTTGCCGACCATCGCCACCGAGCTGGGGACGACGCCGGCGCTGGTCCAGCTGACCCTGACCGGCACCCTGGTCGGCCTGGCACTGGGCCAGCTGCTGCTCGGCCCGCTGTCCGACGCGTACGGCCGGCGTGCGCCGCTGCTGGCCGGCACCGCGCTCTACGTGGTGGCGTCCGCGCTGATCCTGGTCGCGCCGGGCATCGAGGTCCTGGGTGTGCTGCGCTTCCTGCAGGGCGTGGGCACCGCGGCCGGTGCGGTGATCGCGCTGGCCGTCGTCCGGGACCTGTTCACCGGGCGCGCGGCGGCCACCATGCTGTCCCGGCTGTTCCTCGTGCTCGGCGCCGCGCCGGTGCTCGCGCCCACCCTCGGCGGGGAGCTGCTGCGGTTCACCAGCTGGCGCGGCATCTTCGCCGTCCTCACGGTGTACGGGCTGCTGCTGCTCGCCGTCGGCTGGTACGCGCTGCGCGAGACGCTGCCGCCGGCCCGCCGCAGCAGCGCCGGGGTCGGCGGGACGCTGCGCACCTACCGGCGGCTGCTGCACGACCGCACGCTGGTGGGCCTGGTGCTGGTCGCCGGGCTGACCATGGCCGGGCTGTTCAGCTACGTGTCGGGGTCCTCCTTCGTCTTCCAGCAGCAGTTCGGCCTCGACGAGCAGCAGTTCGGGCTGCTGTTCGGCGCCGGCGCGGTCTGGCTGATCGCCGCCACCCAGCTCAACCCGGTGGTGCTGCGCCGCTGGTCCCCGGCCCAGGTGCTGCTCGGCGGCACCGTGGCCGGCGCGCTGTCCGGCGCGGTGCTGCTCGCGCTGGCCGCCACCGGGACCGGCGGCCTGGTTGGGGTCGTCGCCCCGCTGTGGGCGATGCTGTTCGCCTCCGGCCTGGCGCTGCCCAACGCGCCCGCGCTGGCGCTGTCCCGGCACGGCGACTCTGCCGGTGCGGCCGCGGCGCTGCTCGGCGCGGCGCAGTTCGGCGTCGGTGCGGCGGTGTCGCCGGTGGTCGGCCTGCTCGGCAACGACGCCGCGGCGATGGGCACCGTCATCCTGGTCGCCCTCTCGCTCGCCGTCGCCGTGCTGGTCACCGTGGTCCGGCCCTGGCGGCTCGTCGAGGACGAGGAGCCCGCGCCCGCCGGCGTGCACTGACACCCGCCGGCAGGCAGCCGGTGGTCCGGTGTCCAGGGTCGCGGGCCGGGTGACGGTCGCGTCCACGCCGTCACCCGTCCAGGCCGGTCAGCAGCCACCATTCCGGGTCCTCGCCGGGACGGCCGGCCGGTGCTGGTTGACGACGATGCCCAGGACGACGACGGCTGCACCCAGCGGCTGGTTCCAGGTGACGGCCTCGTCGAGGACCAGAGCACCCAGGCCGACCCCGACCACGGGGGTCAGGTAGGTGACCGTGGCGGCGTTGGTGGCGCCCCAACCGGACACGACGTTGGTGTTCCACACGTAGGCCAGGCCGGTACCCAGCCCGCCCAGGGCGAGCACGCCGAGCACGACGGCAGGACTCAGGGCCACCGGTGAGGTGGCGAACAGCGGAGCGAGCACCAGCAGGACGACGGCGCCCAGCCCGACCTGCACGGTGGCGACCGGGACGGCCGGGATCCCCCGCGGCGCGATGGTGCGGCGGAGGTGGACGAAGGCAGCGCCGTAGCAGGCGGTGGCCAGCAGGCAGGCGGCCTGTGCCGGCAGGGCACCGCTGCCCACGCCACGCCACGGCGCCAGGACGACAAGCACGCCGGTGAACCCGATGAGCAACCCGGTCACGCGGGCGGCGGTCGGGCGCTCCTCGGGCAGGGCGGCGAGCGCGACGAGCGTGGTCATCAGCGGGGTGGTCGCGTTGTAGATGCTGGCCAGCCCGGAGGGGATGGACTGCTGCGCCCAGGCGAAGAGCAGGAACGGGACCACGCACAGCAGGAGGGCGGTGACCGCCAGGTGGGCCCACACGAGCGGCTCGCGCGGCAGCTGCTGGCGGGTGACCGCGGTGACCGCGACCAGGGTGAGGGCGCCGATCACCAGCCGCCCGAGCACCACCTGCGTGGGGGAGAGCCCGGCTAGGCCCAGCTCGACGAACAGGAAGCTCGCACCCCAGGTGAGCGCCAGCGCCAGGTACTGCGCCAGCACCCACCGTGAGCCCGGTCCGCCGCCCGTCGTCCGCACCCTGCCTCCCGTCCGCGCCTCCCGTCCGCGCCGCCGGGACCCACGTCACCAGGTCGGGGCGACGGCGTCCGGCGGTCATCGGACGCCGCGCTCACCGCGCCACCCGGCGGGTTGACCGGTCCCTCGTCCGGGTGCACAGTCATCAGACGACCTGAGGAGTGGACCGGATGGGTCTTGCAGTCGTCCACCGAACGGCCCTGGTGGAGTCCGTGGTCGCCCAGCTCGAGCGCCAGCTCGGGGACGGCGCCTGGTCCGTGGGGGAGCGCCTACCGGCCGAACACCGGCTGGCCGAGGAGCTCGGTGTCGGCCGCTCCACCGTCCGGGAGGCGGTCCGGGTGCTGCTCAGCCGGGGGCTGGTGGAGTCCCGGCAGGGGGCGGGGACCTTCGTGCGGGCCCGGGAACCGCGGGCGGAGGACCTCCCGGCGCGGTTGCGGCGGGCCGGCGTGCTGGAGGTCTACGAGGTGCGCCACGGCCTGGAGGTGCAGGCGGCCCGGCTGGCGGCGGCGCGGCGCACCGAGGCGGACGTGCGCCGGATGGACGACGCCCTGGCGCGGCGGCGGCGGGCCCGCGCAGCGGGCCGTCCCCAGGCCTTCGTCGACGCGGACCTGGACTTCCACCGCGCCGTCGTCGCCGCCGCGGGCAACCCCGTGCTCCAGGAGCTGTTCGACGCCTTCACCGCCGCGCTGCGCGCGGCCCTGCTCGACCTGGTGGCCGACCCGGGGTACGCAGAGGACACCCACGCCCTCCACGTGGCGCTGGGCGAGGCGATCCGCCGGGGGGAGCCGGCCGCTGCCGCAGCGGCCACCGAGGCCCACCTGTGCGGCACCGAGGCAGCGCTGCGCCGACTCGCCGAGGACCGTGGATGAGCGCGGCACCCCGCGGCTCGTCCGGCCGTGGCGGCGTGGTGGACCGTCGCGGGCTCGGCGTGCTGACCGCCAGCCACGTCGTCGACGACCTGTACCAGGGTGCGGTGCCCGCGCTGCTGCCCTTCCTCGT
This window of the Geodermatophilus sp. DSM 44513 genome carries:
- a CDS encoding multidrug effflux MFS transporter encodes the protein MTDLQDRAASAAHPSSADTAPPRRALLALVLGAFVAVGPLTIDMYLPALPTIATELGTTPALVQLTLTGTLVGLALGQLLLGPLSDAYGRRAPLLAGTALYVVASALILVAPGIEVLGVLRFLQGVGTAAGAVIALAVVRDLFTGRAAATMLSRLFLVLGAAPVLAPTLGGELLRFTSWRGIFAVLTVYGLLLLAVGWYALRETLPPARRSSAGVGGTLRTYRRLLHDRTLVGLVLVAGLTMAGLFSYVSGSSFVFQQQFGLDEQQFGLLFGAGAVWLIAATQLNPVVLRRWSPAQVLLGGTVAGALSGAVLLALAATGTGGLVGVVAPLWAMLFASGLALPNAPALALSRHGDSAGAAAALLGAAQFGVGAAVSPVVGLLGNDAAAMGTVILVALSLAVAVLVTVVRPWRLVEDEEPAPAGVH
- a CDS encoding FadR/GntR family transcriptional regulator, which codes for MGLAVVHRTALVESVVAQLERQLGDGAWSVGERLPAEHRLAEELGVGRSTVREAVRVLLSRGLVESRQGAGTFVRAREPRAEDLPARLRRAGVLEVYEVRHGLEVQAARLAAARRTEADVRRMDDALARRRRARAAGRPQAFVDADLDFHRAVVAAAGNPVLQELFDAFTAALRAALLDLVADPGYAEDTHALHVALGEAIRRGEPAAAAAATEAHLCGTEAALRRLAEDRG
- a CDS encoding YdiU family protein, translating into MSVAPATTVHLDDRFARELPEMAVAWRAEEAPHPQLLLLNEALAAELGLDAGWLRNPEGIGLLTGTVVPDDAHPVAQAYAGHQFGGYSPRLGDGRALLLGELTDAEGRVRDLHLKGSGRTPFARGSADGLAAVGPMLREYVISEAMQALGIPTTRSLAVVATGRPVRRETVLPGAVLARVAASHLRVGSFQYARATGDVDLLRRLADHAIARHHEAAAGADNPYLALFESVVAAQARLVAQWMLVGFVHGVMNTDNTTISGETIDYGPCAFLDGFDPATVYSSIDSGGRYAYGNQPVVVQWNLARLAEALLPLIDDDQERAIAAAVEVLGGFATTYDTVWSAGMRAKLGLPEGLDDEVATALVQDLLALVQAGRVDLTSFLRSLGTAARGDAEPARLVVTDLAALDAWLERWRAVGPDADLMDRTNPVYTPRNHLVEEALTAATAGDLGPVQRLLEVLTRPFDERPGLQRYAEPAPGGSGPYVTFCGT
- a CDS encoding DMT family transporter encodes the protein MRTTGGGPGSRWVLAQYLALALTWGASFLFVELGLAGLSPTQVVLGRLVIGALTLVAVTAVTRQQLPREPLVWAHLAVTALLLCVVPFLLFAWAQQSIPSGLASIYNATTPLMTTLVALAALPEERPTAARVTGLLIGFTGVLVVLAPWRGVGSGALPAQAACLLATACYGAAFVHLRRTIAPRGIPAVPVATVQVGLGAVVLLVLAPLFATSPVALSPAVVLGVLALGGLGTGLAYVWNTNVVSGWGATNAATVTYLTPVVGVGLGALVLDEAVTWNQPLGAAVVVLGIVVNQHRPAVPARTRNGGC
- a CDS encoding NAD(P)/FAD-dependent oxidoreductase, translated to MTDELRNDCDVLVVGGGAAGLNGALVLARSRRSVVVVDAGAPRNAPAAAVHGLLGQEGTPPGELLARGRSEVRSYGGRVVDGEVATVARDGEGFTVGLADGRTTRARRLLVTAGLVDELPDVPGLRERWGRDVLHCPYCHGWEVRDRAIGVLASGPMAVHQTLLFRQLSADVTLFTHTQPHPDGEQAEQLAALGVPVVTGEVVAVEVAGDRVTGLRLADGTLVAREAVTVQSRVVARAGFLGGLGLYPVAHPSGLGEHLPADATGRTTVPGVWVAGNVTDLAAQVGAAAAAGAFAAAQVNLDLVLEDTRRAVAAARTPLAS